A window of Babylonia areolata isolate BAREFJ2019XMU chromosome 2, ASM4173473v1, whole genome shotgun sequence contains these coding sequences:
- the LOC143279543 gene encoding uncharacterized protein LOC143279543 — translation MKPLPSSRPPVSSRRSQGGGGGGGGEGGGDQEGGGVVVVNSARRGGGSSEVLDSRSSGTGTTAAHNPTWMRKLEDRYQKLHRKIASIPTCNTPASRFNFLTRKFLNETLAKAHRRQAAATATASSSINNSRSPHTAPNTSTYKDGLQEREQEEQDQAPPPSPVQNSDSDSSNEENWPPPGEGEEAVPPSSQPPPPPSHTQTSETSVKRQQNLLSLSQYYPQTLYSRYHTTPSTLSHHPGQRRVRSGSVGSVEGVGVGAVRSLQPHRSPLLERDHSLEGNANMAAGLAPDGSRAHVTSPLPARAGHAQDRVQPPAPSRSVMSACAGVSGGQCHQASGADHHSLQAGDMDREDATKAWLDKHMGDITASGLRTLNPISTAGSGSKRGGGGGGRGGGGGEGGGTTVLLRAAHTNSQYSYTTTKSCPAVLTSSRLPSGSRRHSGCRRPERDKDRARGGRHTMRVLPQMSLEARHAITETLKEMGAIHQQQQQQQQQPERQENEQGEEEEDKDTLENNPTDNVVETSLPSLPKSTSSLPPQQQQQQQQQQQQPRYRPLHRTSTQGSSGVFSQMTTHKTLPRQRSYGVLRPTTDTTSSVNATIKGGRSPGRHRHPSKARSLNTSVTVRVSCKSARTLVTCADVCSDDTDHYHDDHLDSLSMASAGRLSSDRSSPELRHGPPLRTQFPAITSRTEPDVSATLGGQMGSSGQQQQQHVNYRIRGVGSYRVPRERTFEITDPDFDIRYRDVITCQKGDRDTPPPDIFEKSVGKVRDWLNKYFFQR, via the coding sequence ATGAagccccttccctcctcccgaCCCCCCGTCTCCTCGCGGAGGAgtcaaggagggggaggagggggtggtggtgaagggggcggAGACCAGGAGggcggcggggtggtggtggtgaacagcGCCAGGCGTGGTGGGGGCAGCAGCGAGGTACTGGACAGCAGATCGTCCGGCACCGGTACCACCGCGGCCCACAACCCCACCTGGATGCGCAAGCTGGAGGACCGCTACCAGAAGCTGCACCGCAAGATCGCCTCCATCCCCACCTGCAACACGCCGGCCAGCCGCTTCAACTTCCTCACCCGCAAGTTCCTCAACGAGACGCTGGCCAAGGCCCACAGACGGCAGGCCGCTGCCACTGCCACcgccagcagcagcatcaacaacagcaggagTCCCCACACGgcccccaacacctccacctACAAGGACGGTCTCCAGGAGCgagagcaggaggagcaggatcaggcccctccaccctccccggtGCAGAACTCGGACAGCGACAGCTCCAACGAGGAGAACTGGCCTCCTCctggtgagggggaggaggcggtgccaccatcatcacaaccaccaccaccaccatcacacacacagacgtcagaGACAAGCGTCAAGAGACAACAGAacctgctgtctctctcccagtacTACCCCCAGACTCTGTACTCGCGctaccacaccaccccttccaccctcaGTCACCACCCGGGCCAAAGACGGGTGCGGAGCGGGAGTGTGGGCTCtgtggaaggggtaggggtgggggcggtgcGCTCCCTTCAGCCTCACCGCTCCCCGCTGCTGGAGCGTGACCACTCACTGGAGGGGAACGCCAACATGGCAGCAGGGCTGGCACCGGACGGATCCAGAGCCCACGTCACGTCTCCGCTGCCCGCACGCGCTGGTCATGCCCAGGACCGCGTGCAGCCACCAGCACCGTCACGCTCCGTCATGTCGGCCTGTGCTGGGGTCAGCGGCGGTCAGTGCCATCAGGCCTCAGGGGCTGACCACCACAGCCTGCAGGccggagacatggacagagaagaTGCCACCAAAGCCTGGCTGGACAAACACATGGGGGACATCACTGCCTCGGGGCTTCGAACCCTCAACCCCATCTCCACCGCGGGCAGCGGCAGcaaacgtggtggtggtggcggcggcagagggggagggggaggggaaggaggggggacgaCCGTGCTGCTCCGCGCGGCGCACACCAACAGCCAGTACAGCTACACCACCACCAAGTCCTGCCCGGCCGTCCTCACCAGCTCCAGGCTGCCCTCGGGGTCCCGACGACACAGCGGCTGCCGTCGCCccgagagggacaaagacagggcCAGGGGCGGCAGACATACCATGAGGGTCCTGCCCCAGATGTCCCTGGAGGCCCGCCACGCCATCACGGAGACCCTCAAGGAAATGGGGGCCatccaccaacagcaacaacagcaacagcaacaacccgaGCGACAGGAAAACGaacagggagaagaggaagaagacaaagacacttTGGAAAACAACCCCACAGACAATGTTGTTGAAACCAGTCTTCCGTCTCTCCCCAAATCTACCTCTTCACTcccaccacagcagcagcagcaacagcagcagcagcagcagcagccgcgcTACAGACCCCTGCACAGAACGTCCACACAGGGCAGCAGCGGGGTGTTCAGCCAGATGACCACCCACAAAACCCTGCCCCGCCAGAGGTCCTATGGGGTGCTGAGGCCCACCACCGACACCACAAGCTCCGTCAACGCCACGATCAAGGGAGGCCGCTCTCCGGGCCGACACCGCCACCCTTCCAAAGCCCGCTCCCTCAACACCAGCGTCACCGTGCGGGTGTCGTGCAAAAGCGCCAGAACCCTAGTGACGTGCGCCGACGTGTGTAGCGACGACACGGACCACTACCACGACGACCACCTCGACAGCCTCAGCATGGCGTCCGCAGGCCGCCTGTCCTCCGACAGGTCCTCGCCGGAACTACGTCACGGGCCGCCGCTGCGCACGCAGTTCCCCGCCATCACCAGCCGCACGGAGCCTGACGTCAGTGCCACTCTAGGGGGGCAGATGGGTTCTTccggtcagcagcagcagcagcacgtgaACTACCGGATCCGGGGCGTGGGGTCCTACAGGGTTCCCCGGGAGCGCACGTTTGAGATCACGGACCCCGACTTTGACATCCGCTACCGTGACGTCATCACGTGTCAGAAAGGGGACCGGGACACCCCGCCCCCGGACATTTTTGAGAAATCTGTGGGCAAGGTACGTGACTGGCTCAACAAGTACTTCTTTCAAAGGTAG